In a single window of the Elaeis guineensis isolate ETL-2024a chromosome 4, EG11, whole genome shotgun sequence genome:
- the LOC105043925 gene encoding LOW QUALITY PROTEIN: uncharacterized protein (The sequence of the model RefSeq protein was modified relative to this genomic sequence to represent the inferred CDS: inserted 4 bases in 4 codons), which translates to MEAESLHPPAPPNDSDPQNMEKSCLSPPRSNYQPRLVGAALWNLGNTCFLNAVLQCLTHTVPLVQKLQSVDHSSTCCGGNGXFCSFCALREHINLSILESGNVISPTRIADNLDKISSCFQRGSEGDAHEFLHALLDSLHSCCLDPSLKDHPSSLEKDSLVKQVFGGRLRSQLRCCACGRCSDTFEPLLDLSLEIGDVDTLTDALVSFTKVEKIDDPEXKFTCEGCKAQVLVEKQLKLDQAPEVVALQLKRFKSIGFFATKIEKFVDYPLELDLNPFLSCPEDGVKLKYDLYAVLVHDGSPYSGHYYCFVRSSPTAWYQMNDSEVTRVSETHVLNESAFILFYIKQGSSPWFSTLMEXQKVPHLDDSNDASPVSVLDHIDRDLVSPSSGETSCSSSRGIQGKDNDPSQCSNFSSVIDEERCHVATPSARYHRSLDEGSYKAMPDKFIIKRTKESTSNQHITDIFQDEPLEDEKENHFFPQFQKELKVPKKVGIPILDTMKDVPMNELLKRLVRGMPSSRRSSILACLATQHKPLHKRPLQDKSQRPTKKRMRAHFDSHHADVEDGSPRKAVTAAQLTSISRQSLSPRSIRXGLFIDDSESDLELVSRQSDD; encoded by the exons ATGGAGGCCGAATCACTTCATCCCCCTGCTCCCCCAAAC GACTCTGATCCGCAAAACATGGAAAAATCCTGTCTTTCGCCGCCTCGTTCGAATTATCAGCCCCGTCTCGTG GGAGCCGCTCTCTGGAATTTAGGGAACACGTGCTTTCTCAATGCGGTTCTTCAGTGTCTCACGCATACGGTTCCTTTAGTGCAGAAGCTTCAATCCGTCGATCACTCTTCTACTTGTTGTG GAGGTAATG GATTTTGCTCTTTCTGTGCACTGAGAGAACACATCAACCTCAGTATTCTCGAGTCAGGAAACGTTATCTCCCCCACGAGGATTGCTGATAATCTGGACA AAATATCATCTTGTTTTCAGAGGGGGAGTGAAGGGGATGCCCATGAATTCCTCCATGCTTTGCTGGATAGCTTGCATAGCTGCTGCCTCGACCCCAGCTTGAAGGACCACCCATCTTCATTAGAGAAAGACAGCCTTGTCAAGCAGGTTTTTGGAGGCCGTCTCAGAAGCCAG TTGCGATGCTGTGCTTGTGGTCGCTGTTCAGACACTTTTGAGCCCCTGCTTGATCTCAGCTTGGAGATTGGTGATGTTGACACCCTTACAGACGCTCTGGTGTCTTTCACCAAGGTGGAGAAAATTGATGATCCTG CCAAGTTCACCTGTGAAGGCTGCAAGGCTCAGGTGTTGGTGGAGAAGCAACTTAAGCTCGACCAAGCTCCAGAAGTCGTTGCACTTCAACTCAAACGATTCAAGAGCATTGGCTTTTTCGCTACGAAGATTGAAAAGTTTGTGGATTATCCATTGGAGCTGGACTTGAATCCTTTTCTTAGTTGCCCAGAGGATGGG GTGAAGCTAAAATATGACCTATATGCAGTCCTGGTGCATGATGGTTCACCTTATTCTGGGCATTATTACTGCTTTGTTCGTTCCTCTCCAACAGCGTGGTACCAAATGAATGATTCTGAG GTGACCAGAGTTTCTGAAACCCATGTCTTAAACGAATCAGCCTTTATCCTTTTCTATATAAAGCAGGGATCCTCACCCTGGTTTTCAACTTTAATGG CACAGAAGGTACCCCACCTGGATGACAGCAATGATGCTTCCCCAGTATCTGTGTTGGATCATATAGATAGAGATCTTGTTTCCCCTTCTAGTGGAGAGACTAGTTGCAGCAGTTCAAGAGGAATACAGGGGAAGGATAATGACCCCAGTCAATGCTCTAATTTTTCTTCTGTTATAGATGAAGAAAGATGCCATGTTGCAACTCCTAGCGCTCGCTACCACAGGAGCCTCGATGAAGGATCTTACAAAGCTATGCCAGACAAGTTTATCATAAAACGCACCAAAGAGTCCACCTCCAATCAACATATCACTGATATTTTCCAAGATGAGCCATTGG AAGATGAGAAGGAGAATCACTTTTTTCCACAATTCCAAAAGGAATTGAAGGTCCCTAAGAAAGTAGGGATACCCATCCTCGACACCATGAAGGATGTACCCATGAACGAGCTACTCAAAAGATTGGTGAGAGGCATGCCTAGTTCACGGAGGTCAAGCATTCTGGCCTGCCTTGCCACGCAGCACAAGCCTTTACATAAGCGGCCTCTTCAGGATAAAAGCCAGCGTCCCACTAAGAAAAGAATGAGAGCGCATTTTGATTCACATCATGCCGATGTTGAGGATGGCTCTCCCAGGAAAGCAGTAACGGCAGCACAGTTAACGTCTATATCTCGCCAGAGCCTTAGCCCTCGCTCTATCA CTGGTTTGTTTATAGATGACTCCGAATCGGATCTTGAGCTTGTCTCTCGTCAGTCAGATGATTAG